The stretch of DNA CGGCCGCTTCTCCACGCCGAGGAAGGCGCGGACCCACCCCGTTGCTTACCCGTTCACGGGTATCTTGATGATCTTCTTCTGGATGGCGTAGGTCACGAGCTGCGCCTTGTTATGGATATCGAGCTTGCGCATGAGGTTGAACTTATGCGCCTCGATGGTCTTGACGCTCAGGCCGAGCAGCACCGCGATCTCCTTGACGGAATTGCCCTCCGCCAGCAGTTTCAGGATCTCGCGCTCGCGCGGAGTGAGGGTGGACATCCGGGGACGCATCTTGGTATCGCGCACGCGCGCACGGAAGTCTTCGACCAGCTTGCCCAGCACCCGCGATGACAGGTACTTCCCACCTTTGTAAACGTCTTTCACGGCGGTGACGAGCTGCTGCGCGGGCGTATCTTTCAGCACGTAGCCGGCGGCGCCGACCTCGAGGCACTGGATGAGATAGTCTTCGTCCTCGTACATGGTGAGGAAGAGCACCTTGGTCTCGGGACGGTTCTTGCGGATGTGGC from Acidobacteriota bacterium encodes:
- a CDS encoding response regulator transcription factor, with amino-acid sequence MPKIKCLLVDDHTLFRQGVRRLLEGESDFEVVGEAADGGEAVEKAQELKPDIVLMDIGMPGLSSFEAARHIRKNRPETKVLFLTMYEDEDYLIQCLEVGAAGYVLKDTPAQQLVTAVKDVYKGGKYLSSRVLGKLVEDFRARVRDTKMRPRMSTLTPREREILKLLAEGNSVKEIAVLLGLSVKTIEAHKFNLMRKLDIHNKAQLVTYAIQKKIIKIPVNG